A DNA window from Thiothrix subterranea contains the following coding sequences:
- a CDS encoding nuclear transport factor 2 family protein — protein sequence MAHVKRYLHTFTTLQADGLERLAGIFAADARFKDPFNDVRGLAAITRIFAHMFATTQHSRFMIVDHALAGDTLFIRWDYHFQTLKGERWEIPGTSVVRFNDAGLAVEHVDYWDPAEHIYSKLPVLGWGMRWLRGKLTAG from the coding sequence ATGGCGCATGTGAAGCGTTATTTGCATACCTTCACCACTTTGCAAGCAGATGGCTTGGAGCGTTTGGCGGGGATTTTTGCGGCGGATGCGCGGTTCAAAGACCCGTTTAATGATGTGCGCGGGTTGGCAGCGATTACGCGGATTTTTGCGCACATGTTTGCGACGACCCAGCATTCACGCTTTATGATTGTGGATCACGCGCTGGCGGGGGATACGCTGTTTATTCGCTGGGATTACCACTTTCAGACTTTGAAAGGGGAGCGTTGGGAAATCCCCGGTACGAGCGTGGTGCGGTTTAATGATGCTGGCTTGGCGGTGGAGCATGTGGATTACTGGGATCCAGCAGAGCATATTTACAGTAAATTGCCGGTGTTGGGGTGGGGGATGCGTTGGTTGCGGGGCAAGTTGACGGCGGGTTGA
- a CDS encoding class I SAM-dependent DNA methyltransferase produces the protein MLALSSRATHGMNIDTLEQNLRKLVTNPDPDQFLYELLLAYEQPRASITRLQKGDYNLAKRGTDVLWKKKVYFSHERHLDLHALIDAIQQDTAITRHAPRFLIVTTMQHLVAVDTKTQDTLDIELVDLPKHFDFFLPWAGMEKQQFQSENPADVKAAERMGRLYDLIHADNKAFDRHALNLFLSRLLFCFFAEDTGIFGDNQFTNAVGSHTADDGSDLSNYLQKLFRVLALRERGDFPAFLQAFPYVNGGLFEKDYPVPQFSRKSRKLILECGALNWKAINPDIFGSMIQAVVHDEQRSHLGMHYTSVVNIMKVIEPLFLNELAEELGKAAGNEGKLVKLLDRLYHLRIFDPACGSGNFLIIAYKELCKLEIAIFRELQALNTKWKTAKSGIRLTQFYGIELDDFAHETAKLSLWLAEHQMNMAFREVFGDAKPTLPLQSGGNIVCGNATRLNWETVCPKTPTHETYILGNPPYLGARMQNADQKADLEYVFKGLDGYKNLDYVSCWFFKSADFIKNTKYESAFVSTNSICQGEQVALLWKPIFSKGLEIQFAHQSFKWVNSAKGNAGVMCIIVGLADKNAIKKSLYINEVLKKVKSINAYLLDGDNGVFVLKRNKQLSNLPLMPKGNMPYDGGFFSLTTQEKDKLISESPSSQKFIKKMIGAKEFIQGMERWCIWVDDNDLNEAIEIPFIKNRIAQVKEMRLASIDLSARKLAERPHQFREVNVPNNNSIIIPSATSERRDYIPMAFLDKSTIVTNLAFVIYDAEPYIFAVISSRMHMTWVRAVAGRLKTDYRYSSSLCYNTFPFPDISAKQKEKLEDHVFRVLDEREKHPEKTMAQLYDPDKMPEALRQAHHDMDIAIEQCYRAKPFTTDEERLEYLFTLYEAMIAKEKARG, from the coding sequence ATGTTGGCTCTTTCATCACGGGCAACGCATGGCATGAATATCGACACGCTGGAACAGAATCTACGCAAATTGGTGACAAATCCTGACCCTGATCAGTTTCTGTATGAGTTGTTGCTGGCGTATGAGCAGCCGCGTGCGTCCATCACCCGTTTGCAAAAGGGCGATTACAACCTCGCCAAACGTGGCACTGATGTGTTGTGGAAAAAGAAAGTGTATTTCAGCCATGAACGCCATTTGGATTTACACGCGCTGATTGATGCTATCCAGCAAGACACCGCGATTACGCGCCATGCGCCCCGATTCTTAATCGTGACCACTATGCAGCATCTGGTGGCGGTCGATACCAAAACGCAGGATACGCTGGATATTGAACTGGTGGATTTGCCCAAGCATTTCGATTTCTTTTTACCGTGGGCGGGGATGGAGAAACAGCAATTCCAAAGCGAAAATCCGGCGGATGTGAAAGCGGCGGAGCGCATGGGGCGCTTGTATGATTTGATTCATGCGGATAATAAGGCGTTTGATCGCCATGCCTTGAATCTGTTTTTGTCACGTTTGTTGTTTTGCTTTTTTGCGGAAGATACCGGCATTTTTGGCGACAACCAGTTTACCAATGCGGTGGGTTCGCATACGGCGGACGATGGCAGCGATTTATCGAACTATTTGCAGAAATTGTTTCGGGTATTGGCGCTGCGGGAACGTGGCGATTTTCCAGCGTTTTTGCAGGCATTCCCGTATGTGAATGGCGGCTTGTTTGAGAAAGACTATCCTGTACCACAATTTAGCAGAAAATCGCGCAAGCTGATTCTGGAATGCGGGGCGTTGAATTGGAAGGCGATTAATCCCGATATTTTCGGCTCAATGATTCAGGCGGTGGTGCATGATGAGCAGCGTAGCCATTTGGGAATGCACTATACCTCGGTGGTGAATATCATGAAGGTGATAGAGCCGCTGTTTTTGAATGAATTGGCGGAGGAATTGGGGAAGGCTGCGGGGAATGAGGGCAAGCTGGTTAAATTGCTGGATCGGCTGTATCACTTACGAATTTTTGATCCGGCGTGTGGGTCGGGGAATTTCCTGATCATTGCGTATAAGGAATTGTGCAAGCTGGAGATTGCGATTTTCCGCGAATTGCAGGCGTTGAATACCAAGTGGAAGACGGCAAAATCGGGTATCCGTTTGACGCAATTCTACGGGATCGAATTGGACGATTTCGCACACGAAACCGCCAAGCTGTCGTTGTGGTTGGCTGAGCATCAAATGAACATGGCATTCCGCGAAGTCTTCGGCGATGCCAAGCCTACGCTACCGTTGCAAAGCGGCGGCAACATCGTCTGTGGCAACGCCACCCGCCTCAACTGGGAAACCGTCTGCCCCAAAACCCCCACCCACGAAACCTACATCCTCGGCAACCCCCCCTACCTCGGCGCACGAATGCAAAACGCCGACCAAAAAGCTGATCTGGAATATGTTTTTAAAGGTTTGGATGGCTATAAAAATTTAGATTATGTTTCTTGCTGGTTTTTTAAATCGGCTGATTTTATTAAAAACACCAAATACGAATCAGCATTTGTATCAACCAATTCCATTTGCCAAGGCGAACAAGTTGCTTTGCTGTGGAAGCCTATATTTTCAAAAGGTTTAGAAATACAGTTCGCCCACCAGTCATTCAAATGGGTGAATAGCGCAAAAGGCAATGCAGGCGTAATGTGCATTATCGTCGGGTTAGCTGACAAGAATGCCATCAAGAAAAGTCTATATATTAACGAAGTGTTGAAAAAAGTTAAAAGCATTAATGCTTATTTGCTTGATGGTGATAATGGCGTTTTTGTTTTAAAAAGAAACAAGCAGTTATCCAACTTACCTTTAATGCCAAAAGGCAACATGCCTTATGATGGTGGTTTTTTTAGCTTAACAACCCAAGAAAAAGATAAGCTGATTTCAGAATCACCAAGCTCTCAAAAATTTATAAAGAAAATGATTGGCGCAAAGGAGTTTATACAAGGAATGGAGCGATGGTGTATTTGGGTTGATGATAATGACTTAAATGAAGCAATTGAAATTCCATTTATAAAAAATCGCATAGCTCAGGTTAAGGAAATGCGACTTGCCAGCATTGACTTGTCTGCTAGGAAACTGGCTGAAAGACCACATCAATTTAGAGAAGTCAACGTTCCAAATAATAACTCTATCATTATTCCGTCGGCAACATCAGAACGACGTGATTATATACCAATGGCATTTTTGGATAAATCCACCATTGTAACTAATCTGGCATTTGTTATTTACGATGCAGAACCTTATATATTTGCGGTGATTTCGTCGCGGATGCACATGACTTGGGTGCGAGCCGTAGCCGGACGTTTGAAAACGGATTATCGCTATTCGTCGTCGCTTTGTTATAACACGTTTCCGTTTCCTGATATTTCGGCAAAGCAAAAAGAGAAGCTGGAAGATCACGTCTTCCGCGTCTTGGATGAGCGCGAAAAACACCCCGAAAAGACCATGGCGCAACTCTACGACCCCGACAAAATGCCCGAAGCCCTCCGCCAAGCCCACCACGACATGGACATCGCCATCGAGCAATGTTACCGCGCCAAACCCTTCACCACCGACGAAGAACGGCTGGAGTATTTGTTCACGTTGTATGAGGCGATGATCGCCAAGGAGAAAGCGCGGGGATGA
- a CDS encoding XisH family protein, protein MPQRDAIHQTVRDALVKDGWDVTDDPYVISYGERFLFVDLGASSAPTTGQFIGAQRRDQKIAVEIKDFRGKSAISNLEQAIGQYVLYQLLLKQVDPKRKVYLAITHLAYDEIFSEPIGELVVNELPMDLIVIDINTVEVKKWIRKTTGRR, encoded by the coding sequence ATGCCACAAAGAGACGCTATCCACCAAACGGTAAGAGACGCGCTAGTAAAAGACGGTTGGGATGTAACCGATGACCCTTACGTTATATCCTACGGTGAGCGTTTCCTGTTCGTGGACTTAGGTGCATCCAGTGCACCGACCACAGGGCAATTTATTGGCGCACAGCGTCGTGATCAAAAAATCGCAGTCGAAATCAAGGATTTCCGTGGAAAATCCGCGATTAGCAACCTTGAACAAGCCATTGGGCAATACGTGTTGTATCAATTATTGCTCAAACAAGTTGACCCAAAAAGAAAGGTTTACTTGGCGATTACGCACCTTGCCTACGACGAAATATTCAGCGAACCCATCGGCGAATTAGTCGTGAATGAGTTACCGATGGATTTGATCGTGATCGACATCAACACAGTGGAGGTAAAAAAATGGATACGCAAGACTACCGGACGGCGATAA
- a CDS encoding XisI protein, protein MDTQDYRTAIKHVIETYAKFRPSHGNIRLDVLFDDTHDRYALMQVGWDRGRRVRGNLIYITLQDGKVIVEYDGIEHGITDDLLQYGVAEQDIVLAFIEQPSMAEAA, encoded by the coding sequence ATGGATACGCAAGACTACCGGACGGCGATAAAACATGTGATTGAAACGTATGCCAAGTTTCGCCCTTCTCACGGCAACATTCGCCTAGATGTACTGTTCGATGATACACACGACCGCTACGCCCTGATGCAAGTCGGCTGGGATCGCGGTAGACGAGTACGCGGCAACCTCATCTACATCACGTTGCAAGATGGCAAAGTTATCGTCGAATACGACGGTATCGAACACGGCATTACCGATGATTTGCTCCAATACGGTGTAGCCGAACAAGACATCGTGCTGGCATTTATTGAGCAACCGAGCATGGCTGAAGCAGCATGA
- a CDS encoding DEAD/DEAH box helicase, with product MKCLMVRQPWASQIADGSKTVEIRSWHYTHRGDLLIGASKNMAGQRMRDGTLYPSGMAIAHVKLVDCVPFNAKLHGKAAGCDRDTAQDCEDSGDWAWILAEARAIEPFAVKGQVKPFEVDYGGDAGRGRGRPPVAPTESPRRGDRLSPSSVVAPTNLVNVTYAQTGDSIALDRMGMREMQAKAFLARDAQYLLLKAPPASGKSRALMFLALDKLFNQGVQKVIVAVPERSIGASFASARLSAHGFFADWEVNDAYNLCTPGGESSKVKAFGKFLDDTAATILICTHATLRFAFDAVEESRFNRVLLAIDEFHHVSADADNRLGEVLRSVMSHTTAHIIAMTGSYFRGDSVPVLQAEDEARFSKVTYNYYEQLNGYTHLKTLGIGYHFYQGRYLSAIAQILDTDKKTILHIPNVNAGESTKQKHDEVNYILDAIGEVEKQDSATGVLFVRRKTDGKVIKVADLVNDNPKDRDKIVAYLRTLNSPDDMDLIIALGMAKEGFDWPFCEHALTVGYRGSLTEIIQIIGRATRDSPNKTHAQFTNLIAQPDAADGEVKLSVNNMLKAITASLLMEQVLAPNFKFKTKHPDDTQTPEVGTIHIRGFKEPTSMRVKAIVESDLNDLKASILQDSTLLKVLPGEFIDPEVINKVLIPRVIRTKYPDLNDEQVEEVRQHVVADSAIKNGEIKEVGDKKFVRMAGKFVNIEDLHIDLIDRVNPFQKAFEVLSKSVTASLLKVIQETIDAGRIQMTDEEAVILYRDKIGPFMQQHGREPHINASDPLEKRMAEALVYLRNKRRQQQAQQAAQANPA from the coding sequence ATGAAATGTTTAATGGTACGCCAACCCTGGGCAAGCCAAATTGCCGACGGCAGCAAAACCGTGGAAATCCGCAGTTGGCACTACACCCACCGTGGCGACTTGCTGATTGGTGCCAGCAAAAACATGGCGGGGCAACGGATGCGGGATGGCACGCTTTACCCCTCCGGTATGGCAATAGCGCACGTCAAGCTGGTGGATTGCGTTCCGTTTAATGCCAAATTGCACGGCAAAGCCGCAGGCTGTGACCGCGACACTGCGCAAGACTGCGAAGATTCCGGCGATTGGGCATGGATTCTGGCGGAAGCGCGTGCCATCGAACCTTTCGCCGTCAAAGGTCAGGTTAAGCCGTTTGAGGTCGATTATGGTGGAGACGCTGGAAGAGGAAGAGGGCGACCGCCGGTCGCCCCTACAGAATCCCCCCGTAGGGGCGACCGGCTGTCGCCCTCTTCGGTGGTTGCCCCCACCAATCTCGTCAACGTCACCTACGCTCAAACCGGCGATAGCATCGCGCTTGACCGCATGGGAATGCGTGAAATGCAAGCCAAGGCGTTTTTGGCGCGTGACGCCCAATACCTGTTGCTGAAAGCCCCGCCTGCCTCTGGCAAATCCCGCGCCCTCATGTTTCTGGCACTGGATAAACTGTTCAATCAAGGCGTGCAGAAAGTGATTGTCGCCGTGCCGGAACGTTCCATCGGTGCCTCGTTTGCCAGCGCTCGCCTGAGCGCCCACGGGTTCTTTGCGGATTGGGAGGTGAATGACGCTTACAACCTGTGTACACCCGGTGGTGAGTCCAGCAAGGTCAAAGCTTTCGGCAAGTTTTTGGATGACACGGCGGCGACGATTTTGATTTGTACCCACGCTACCTTGCGTTTTGCCTTTGATGCGGTGGAAGAAAGCCGTTTTAACCGCGTGTTGCTGGCGATTGATGAATTTCACCATGTATCGGCGGATGCCGATAATCGCCTTGGTGAAGTGTTGCGCTCGGTGATGAGTCATACCACCGCGCATATTATCGCCATGACGGGTTCGTATTTCCGTGGGGATAGCGTGCCGGTGCTGCAAGCCGAAGATGAAGCCCGTTTCAGCAAAGTGACTTACAACTATTACGAGCAATTGAACGGTTATACCCACTTGAAAACGTTGGGGATTGGCTACCATTTTTATCAGGGGCGTTACCTGAGCGCGATTGCGCAGATTTTGGATACGGACAAGAAAACCATTTTGCACATCCCCAATGTCAACGCGGGTGAGTCGACCAAGCAAAAACATGATGAGGTGAATTACATTCTTGATGCTATCGGTGAGGTGGAAAAGCAGGATTCCGCGACGGGGGTGTTATTCGTGCGCCGCAAAACCGATGGCAAGGTTATTAAAGTGGCGGATTTGGTGAACGATAATCCCAAAGACCGTGACAAGATCGTCGCTTACCTGCGCACTCTCAATAGCCCCGATGATATGGATCTGATCATTGCATTGGGCATGGCGAAAGAAGGTTTCGACTGGCCTTTTTGCGAACACGCACTGACGGTGGGTTATCGCGGTTCGTTGACCGAAATCATTCAGATTATCGGGCGTGCTACCCGCGATAGCCCGAACAAAACCCATGCGCAATTTACCAACCTGATTGCGCAGCCGGATGCAGCGGATGGCGAGGTGAAGCTTTCCGTCAATAATATGCTGAAAGCGATTACCGCCTCGCTGTTGATGGAACAAGTGCTTGCGCCTAATTTTAAATTCAAGACCAAGCACCCCGATGATACGCAAACACCAGAAGTGGGGACTATCCACATTCGCGGTTTCAAAGAGCCGACCTCTATGCGGGTAAAAGCGATTGTCGAGTCGGACTTGAACGATTTGAAGGCGAGTATTTTGCAAGACAGTACCTTGCTGAAAGTGCTGCCGGGCGAGTTTATTGACCCGGAAGTGATTAACAAGGTACTGATTCCACGGGTTATCCGCACCAAATACCCCGATTTGAACGATGAACAGGTCGAGGAAGTGCGCCAACACGTCGTGGCGGATTCCGCTATCAAAAACGGTGAAATCAAGGAGGTCGGCGATAAGAAGTTTGTGCGCATGGCGGGCAAATTCGTCAATATCGAAGATTTGCACATTGATCTGATTGACCGTGTAAACCCGTTCCAAAAAGCGTTTGAAGTGTTGTCCAAATCGGTGACAGCTTCCTTGCTCAAAGTGATTCAGGAAACCATTGATGCGGGTCGCATCCAGATGACCGATGAAGAAGCAGTGATTCTATACCGCGACAAAATCGGCCCATTTATGCAGCAACACGGGCGTGAACCGCATATTAATGCTTCTGACCCGCTGGAAAAACGCATGGCGGAAGCGTTGGTTTATCTACGCAATAAACGCCGCCAGCAACAAGCCCAACAAGCAGCACAGGCGAATCCGGCATGA
- a CDS encoding GIY-YIG nuclease family protein, with amino-acid sequence MIDFDKEMQAILHNDPLGLLAVKPNASNGVSADERLLAAFEEINTFFEQHGREPIASRDIQERKLYSRLQGLRDDPEKVVSLQAADRFGLLAGIALPETKPIETVGDVLDDPLGLLGNAAEETVANSILQLRHVSVIPRASSEYVAKRKPCNPAEFAVFEAEFKQVQRELATGKRKLLPFTGKGYQLVQDSYYVMDGILLKLLATELTSEAKTINGKRYRKDGRTRCIFENGTESNMLYRSLEKALYQDGYIVTDTEAETHARFRAGFAGVNETGTQTGVIYVLRSLSSNPAILELPYLYKIGFSSQAITQRLKNAAQEPTYLMADVEVVAEYLTYDLNPQKLELLLHTLFAEACLNLDIFDATGQRHSPREWFVVPLSVIDQAILLLMTGQIVHYQYDTVGQHLVLRQFTAR; translated from the coding sequence ATGATTGACTTTGATAAGGAAATGCAAGCCATTCTGCACAATGACCCTCTGGGATTGTTAGCGGTGAAGCCCAATGCCAGCAACGGGGTTTCCGCTGATGAACGTCTATTAGCGGCATTTGAGGAAATTAATACCTTCTTTGAGCAGCATGGGCGTGAACCTATCGCCAGTCGGGATATTCAAGAGCGCAAGCTATACAGCCGTTTGCAAGGGTTGCGTGATGACCCTGAAAAGGTCGTTTCCCTACAAGCTGCTGACCGTTTTGGTTTGTTAGCGGGTATTGCATTGCCAGAAACCAAACCCATCGAAACGGTAGGGGATGTGCTGGATGATCCATTGGGGTTGCTAGGCAATGCAGCAGAGGAAACGGTTGCTAACAGTATTTTGCAGCTCCGCCATGTCAGTGTAATACCCCGCGCCAGTAGCGAGTATGTTGCCAAGCGTAAGCCTTGTAATCCGGCGGAATTTGCAGTTTTCGAGGCTGAGTTTAAGCAAGTGCAACGTGAGTTAGCGACCGGCAAGCGCAAACTCCTTCCCTTTACTGGCAAGGGTTATCAGTTAGTGCAAGACTCGTACTATGTCATGGATGGCATTTTACTTAAATTGCTGGCAACCGAACTAACTTCAGAGGCAAAAACCATCAACGGCAAGCGTTACCGCAAAGATGGGCGTACCCGTTGTATCTTTGAGAATGGTACAGAATCCAATATGTTATACCGCTCGCTTGAGAAAGCGTTATACCAAGATGGTTATATCGTTACTGATACCGAAGCGGAAACGCACGCCCGTTTTAGAGCGGGCTTTGCCGGAGTCAATGAAACCGGAACACAGACGGGTGTGATTTATGTGTTGCGTTCCTTGAGTAGCAATCCCGCTATTTTGGAATTGCCTTATTTGTACAAAATTGGTTTTTCCAGCCAAGCCATCACCCAGCGTTTGAAAAATGCGGCACAAGAACCGACTTATCTAATGGCGGATGTTGAGGTGGTGGCAGAATACCTGACTTACGATCTGAATCCACAAAAGCTGGAATTGCTATTACACACCCTGTTTGCCGAAGCCTGCTTGAATCTGGATATATTTGATGCTACAGGGCAGCGGCATAGTCCGCGAGAATGGTTTGTTGTGCCACTCAGTGTGATTGATCAGGCAATTCTTTTATTGATGACGGGACAAATTGTTCATTACCAGTATGATACGGTCGGGCAGCACTTGGTGTTGCGTCAATTTACAGCCCGGTGA
- a CDS encoding chalcone isomerase family protein produces the protein MLRKGLLLALCCLPLTVAAAVPAGLQTAGKGEALYLGMIKVYDAELSVSPDASRATVLDAAVSRCLKLDYAVELTADKFTLAAETVLKRQHDAATLAQVQAQLDQLHAAYADVKVGDVYQMCYDAKAQTTSLLLNGKVMTRVKSAEFAEVYFGIWLAEKKPIAQELREQLLTGL, from the coding sequence ATGTTACGGAAAGGTTTATTGCTGGCATTGTGCTGTTTACCGCTGACAGTAGCGGCGGCTGTTCCCGCTGGCTTGCAAACCGCAGGCAAGGGCGAAGCCCTTTACCTTGGCATGATCAAAGTGTACGACGCGGAATTGTCGGTTAGCCCTGATGCGAGTCGCGCTACGGTGCTGGATGCTGCGGTTTCGCGCTGCTTGAAGCTGGATTACGCGGTGGAATTGACTGCCGACAAATTCACGCTTGCCGCCGAAACCGTGCTGAAACGCCAACATGACGCGGCAACCTTGGCGCAAGTTCAAGCACAACTGGATCAGCTTCATGCGGCGTATGCCGATGTAAAAGTGGGCGATGTTTACCAGATGTGCTATGACGCAAAAGCGCAAACCACCAGCTTGCTGTTGAATGGCAAGGTGATGACGCGGGTCAAATCCGCTGAATTCGCTGAAGTGTATTTCGGGATTTGGTTAGCGGAAAAGAAACCGATTGCGCAGGAATTGCGGGAGCAGTTGCTCACCGGGCTGTAA
- a CDS encoding DUF3833 domain-containing protein, which translates to MKIEDYAAFEPKLDLFAYFQGNTRGWGVFQDRGGALKRQFVVDIKGEVNKDGELVMTEDFVWNDGEISQRIWYIRKQDSHRYSGRAADVVGEAQGAAYGNALNWQYDLNLPVDGKVWQVHFDDWMYLQPDGVLLNRAKMSKFGFTLGEVTIAFQKK; encoded by the coding sequence ATGAAGATTGAAGATTACGCCGCGTTTGAACCAAAGCTGGATCTGTTTGCTTATTTTCAGGGCAATACCCGTGGTTGGGGCGTGTTTCAGGATCGCGGTGGCGCATTGAAACGCCAGTTCGTGGTCGACATCAAAGGCGAGGTCAACAAGGATGGCGAATTGGTGATGACCGAAGATTTCGTGTGGAATGACGGCGAAATCTCCCAACGCATTTGGTACATCCGTAAACAAGACTCACACCGTTACAGCGGGCGGGCGGCGGATGTAGTCGGTGAAGCGCAAGGCGCGGCTTACGGCAATGCGCTCAATTGGCAATACGATTTGAATCTGCCGGTGGATGGCAAAGTGTGGCAGGTGCATTTCGATGATTGGATGTATTTGCAACCCGATGGCGTATTGCTGAACCGCGCAAAGATGAGCAAATTCGGCTTCACCTTGGGTGAAGTGACGATAGCATTTCAGAAAAAGTAA
- a CDS encoding MFS transporter: MKIAYYRQLLFYGLPGLPLAMLGLPLYVYLPSFYAQEWHLSLTVIGIALLAARGFDVITDPLIGWANDKVNSRIGRRKFFILLGIPLLLVGLDYLLRPVGKVDGLYLFTWSMVTYLGWTLISIPWQAWGSEMTRDYHGKSALSASREVFAILGTVVVISLPFFLGSMDNNALTLDTLAKLLWVLLPLSLFPALVWLVERRQVRRFAPLRKVGSILSAHPAIRQLLPAYFINSLANALPATLFILFVTHVLQASEQVGMVLMVYFLSGIVGLPLWLWLARRIDKSRAWVLALVLSVAAFVWVPFLGSGDVYGFLAICVVSGLALGADVALPASMQADIAQQMEHQGNPKTGLLFGLWGLLTKLALALAVGIAFPLLDWAGFAQDAALQTDTTLLTMALLYAGLPVLLKSWVIWRMWRFPFSEVDFRDYWEMSYANALYSVHPSAIHDKRVQQHED, encoded by the coding sequence ATGAAAATTGCCTATTATCGCCAGTTGCTGTTTTACGGTTTACCGGGACTACCGCTGGCGATGTTGGGCTTGCCGTTGTACGTGTATTTGCCGTCGTTTTATGCGCAAGAGTGGCATCTGTCACTGACGGTGATTGGCATTGCGCTATTGGCGGCACGCGGCTTTGATGTGATTACTGACCCGCTGATTGGTTGGGCAAACGACAAGGTAAACAGCCGTATTGGGCGACGCAAATTCTTCATTTTATTGGGGATACCGTTATTGCTGGTGGGGCTGGATTATTTGTTGCGCCCTGTGGGTAAGGTCGATGGGCTGTATTTGTTTACCTGGTCAATGGTCACGTATTTGGGTTGGACGTTGATCAGTATTCCTTGGCAAGCATGGGGATCGGAAATGACCCGCGATTACCACGGCAAAAGTGCTTTATCCGCCAGTCGTGAGGTGTTTGCGATACTCGGCACGGTGGTGGTGATTAGCCTGCCGTTTTTCCTCGGTTCGATGGACAACAACGCACTCACGCTGGATACCCTTGCCAAGTTGTTGTGGGTGTTATTGCCCTTGAGCCTTTTTCCCGCCTTGGTGTGGTTGGTGGAACGCCGCCAAGTACGTCGGTTCGCGCCATTGCGCAAAGTGGGTAGCATTCTCTCAGCACACCCAGCGATACGCCAGTTGCTGCCCGCTTATTTTATTAACAGTTTAGCCAATGCCCTGCCTGCTACCTTGTTCATTTTGTTTGTGACCCATGTGTTACAAGCATCGGAACAGGTCGGCATGGTGCTGATGGTGTACTTTCTCAGCGGTATTGTTGGTCTGCCGCTGTGGTTGTGGCTCGCCCGTCGCATCGACAAAAGTCGGGCGTGGGTATTGGCTCTTGTGTTGTCAGTGGCAGCGTTTGTGTGGGTTCCGTTTTTAGGGTCGGGCGATGTGTATGGGTTTCTCGCCATCTGTGTTGTCAGTGGTTTGGCGTTGGGGGCTGATGTGGCGTTGCCTGCGTCAATGCAAGCGGATATTGCTCAGCAAATGGAACATCAGGGCAATCCGAAGACCGGTTTGCTATTTGGTTTGTGGGGATTGCTGACGAAATTGGCACTCGCCTTGGCGGTGGGGATTGCATTTCCACTGTTGGATTGGGCGGGGTTTGCGCAAGATGCAGCCCTGCAAACCGATACAACTTTATTAACGATGGCTTTATTGTACGCCGGGCTGCCTGTATTGCTGAAAAGCTGGGTGATTTGGCGCATGTGGCGATTTCCTTTCAGTGAAGTCGATTTTCGGGATTATTGGGAGATGAGTTATGCGAATGCGCTCTATTCTGTTCACCCTTCTGCTATTCATGATAAGCGGGTGCAGCAACATGAAGATTGA